In a genomic window of Theropithecus gelada isolate Dixy chromosome 15, Tgel_1.0, whole genome shotgun sequence:
- the LOC112608563 gene encoding LOW QUALITY PROTEIN: zinc finger protein 669-like (The sequence of the model RefSeq protein was modified relative to this genomic sequence to represent the inferred CDS: inserted 2 bases in 1 codon) translates to MVSGLRLASRSGEEGWLKPAGTSHRLRNLWTESPRRSRASVPFCAGPGXARAAGPLRPVCTCGRHFRRREPSREPPRPRIPTVAMSIGGSSEYQPQGHLIPKDSLREKNCPKGQGKPTPERMCKNLNIKMHLSPTGGQRAVPDSMAFEDVAVNFTQQEWALLDSSQKNLYREVMQETCRNLASVGNKRNDQNIEDHFKKPGKDYRNHMVQRLRESKEGSQYGQVVSHIPNLDLNENISTGLKQRVCSICGKVFVRHSLLNRHILAHSGYKPYGEKQYKCEQYGKLFVSVLGVRRHMIMHSGNPAYKRMICGKAFHFLNSVERHQRTHTGEKPYKCKPCGKTFTVSGSCLIHERTHTGEKLYECKECGKTLRFSCSFKTHERTHTGERCTKCDKAFSCSTSLHDHGSIHTGERPYECKQCGKGFSRLSSLCNPRSTHTGEKPYECKQCDQAFSRLSSLHLHERIHTGEKPYECKRCGKAYTRSSHLIHHERSHDIEVGCSDSAYNPSTLGGQGVCIA, encoded by the exons ATGGTGAGTGGACTGCGCCTGGCTTCCCGAAGTGGGGAAGAGGGCTGGTTGAAACCTGCTGGAACCAGCCATCGGCTGCGGAACCTGTGGACCGAGTCGCCGCGGCGCAGCCGGGCCTCAGTCCCCTTCTGCGCAGGGCCGGG GGCGCGGGCAGCGGGACCCCTGCGTCCTGTCTGTACCTGTGGGCGCCACTTCCGCCGGCGGGAGCCCTCTAGGGAACCTCCCCGACCCAG GATACCCACAGTGGCCATGTCTATTGGAGGGTCTAGTGAGTATCAGCCCCAGGGCCACCTCATCCCCAAGGACAGCCTGAG agagaaaaactgTCCCAAAGGACAAGGAAAACCCACCCCAGAGAGGATGTGCAAGAACCTGAATATTAAAATGCACTTAAGTCCCACAGGAGGACAAAGAGCAGTGCCA GACTCCATGGCTTTTGAGGATGTGGCTGTGAACTTTACCCAGCAGGAATGGGCTTTGCTAGATTCTTCTCAGAAGAATCTCTACAGAGAAGTGATGCAGGAAACCTGCAGGAACCTGGCTTCTGTAG GAAACAAACGGAACGACCAGAATATTGAAGATCACTTCAAAAAACCTGGGAAAGA ttaccgaAATCATATGGTACAGAGACTGCGTGAAAGCAAAGAAGGTAGTCAGTATGGACAAGTTGTCAGCCACATTCCAAATCTTGATCTGAATGAGAACATTTCTACTGGATTAAAACAACGTGTATGCAGTATTTGTGGAAAAGTCTTTGTACGTCATTCCCTCCTTAATAGGCACATCCTAGCTCACTCAGGATACAAACCATATGGAGAGAAGCAATATAAATGTGAACAGTATGGGAAACTTTTCGTTTCTGTTCTGGGTGTTAGAAGACACATGATAATGCACAGTGGAAATCCAGCTTATAAACGTATGATATGTGggaaagcttttcattttctcaattcagttgaaagacatcagagaactcatacaggagaaaaaccctataaatgtaaacCATGTGGTAAAACGTTCACTGTTTCCGGTTCTTGTCTAATACATGaaagaactcacactggagagaaactctatgaatgtaaggaatgtgggaaaacactcagattttcttgttcttttaagacgcatgaaaggactcacacgggagaaagatgtaccAAGTGTGATAAAGCCTTCAGCTGTTCCACTTCCCTTCATGACCATGGAagcattcatactggagagagaccctatgaatgtaaacaatgtggcaaAGGCTTTAGTCGTTTGAGTTCCCTTTGTAACCCTAGAAgtactcatactggagagaaaccctatgaatgtaaacaatgtgacCAAGCCTTCAGTCGCCTCAGTTCCCTTCACCTCCAcgaaagaattcatactggagaaaaaccctatgaatgtaagagaTGCGGTAAAGCCTACACTCGTTCTAGTCACCTTATTCACCATGAAAGAAGTCATGATATAGAGGTTGGGTGTAGTgactcagcctataatcccagcactttgggaggccaaggtgtgtgtattgcttga